Within Acidimicrobiales bacterium, the genomic segment GTGCGGGCCGTCGAGGACAGCCTGCGCCGCCTGGGCACCGACTACATCGACCTCTACCAGGTGCACCGGCCCGAGCCCGACACCGACGTCGACGACACGCTGTCCGCGCTGTCCGACCTCGTCCACGCCGGCAAGGTCCGCTACCTGGGGTCGTCGACCTTCCCGGCCGAGGCGATCGTGGAGGCGCAGTGGGCCGCCGAGCGCCGGGGCCACGAGCGGTTCCGGGTGGAGCAGCCGCCGTACTCGATCTTCGTGCGCACGATCGAGGCGTCGGTCCTGCCCACCTGCGAGCGCTACGGGATGGCGGTGATCCCGTGGAGCCCGCTCAACGGCGGGTTCCTCACCGGCCGCTACCGGCCCGGCGCGGCCGCGGCCACGTCCGGTCGAGCGGCACGGATGCCCCAGCGCTTCGACCCGACCCGCCCCGACGTGCAGCGCAAGCTCGACCTGGTGCTCCAGCTGGAGGCGCTGGCCGCGGAGGCCGGCATGCCGCTCGCCCACCTGGCGCTGGGCTTCACGCTGGCGCACTCGGCGGTCACGGCCCCGATCATCGGCCCCCGCACGATGGAGCAGCTGGAGGGCCTGCTGGGCGCGGCCGAGGTCCGCCTCGACGACGACGTTCTCGACCGCATCGACGAGCTGGTCCCGCCCGGCACGTCGATCGACGCCACCGACGTCGGCTGGGTCCCTCCCGCCGTCGCCTCGTCGTGGCGCCGCCGCCGCCCGATTGGCGCGCGTTAGGACGCGGGGCCGTCGCCGTTGCGGTAGCGGTCGCGCAGGAGGCGCTTGTAGATCTTGCCGTTGTCCTGGCGGGGCAGCTCGGCGGTGAACTCGACCGCCTGCGGGCACTTGAACCGGGCCAGGCGCGCCCGGCAGTGCTCGACCAGCTCGGCCGCCAGCTCGTCGGTGCCGTCGAGGCCGGGCTGCAGCTCGACGACGGCGACCACCCGCTCGCCCCACTCCTCGTCGGGCACCCCGATGGTGGCGGCGTCGCCCACCGCCGGGTGCTCCAGCAGCACGGCGTCGACCTCGGCCGGGTAGATGTTGACGCCGCCGGAGATGATCAGGTTGGCCGACCGGTCGGTGAGGAACAGGTAGCCGTCCGCGTCCATGTGGCCGACGTCGCCCAGCGTGAAGTGGTCGCCCCGGTAGGTCGACGACGTCTTCGCCGAGTCCTTGAAGTACTCGAAGCGGCCCGCCGGAGGCGCCTTGAGGTAGACGAGGCCGGTCTCCCCGACCGGGAGCGGCTCGCCCACGGCGTCGCCGATCATCACCTGGCCGACCGCCGGCCGGCCGACGGTGCCGGGCCGGGTGAGCCACG encodes:
- a CDS encoding aldo/keto reductase translates to MKVSPLCLGAMMFGPIGNRDEDDCVRIIHRALDAGLNFLDTADVYSAGVSEQIVGRALEGRRDDVVLATKFHGAMGEDPNRSGNSRRWIVRAVEDSLRRLGTDYIDLYQVHRPEPDTDVDDTLSALSDLVHAGKVRYLGSSTFPAEAIVEAQWAAERRGHERFRVEQPPYSIFVRTIEASVLPTCERYGMAVIPWSPLNGGFLTGRYRPGAAAATSGRAARMPQRFDPTRPDVQRKLDLVLQLEALAAEAGMPLAHLALGFTLAHSAVTAPIIGPRTMEQLEGLLGAAEVRLDDDVLDRIDELVPPGTSIDATDVGWVPPAVASSWRRRRPIGAR
- a CDS encoding acyl-CoA synthetase (activates fatty acids by binding to coenzyme A); this encodes WLTRPGTVGRPAVGQVMIGDAVGEPLPVGETGLVYLKAPPAGRFEYFKDSAKTSSTYRGDHFTLGDVGHMDADGYLFLTDRSANLIISGGVNIYPAEVDAVLLEHPAVGDAATIGVPDEEWGERVVAVVELQPGLDGTDELAAELVEHCRARLARFKCPQAVEFTAELPRQDNGKIYKRLLRDRYRNGDGPAS